The Porites lutea chromosome 11, jaPorLute2.1, whole genome shotgun sequence genome includes a region encoding these proteins:
- the LOC140951985 gene encoding DNA-directed RNA polymerase III subunit RPC9-like — MEVLNEKASMLSNYEVFQLLQETENQTKGGNPKKRQAKHLVNLSTICYEARKHLEKTPCKSQSPEIIEDFLKAMEPFKLTKAEKLQLLNLRPTTPVEIQLIIEDSEERLKTDQEIEELLNVIATKLPDIHEETMNSKHDDEDEMSS; from the exons ATGGAAGT ACTTAATGAGAAAGCTTCTATGTTGAGTAATTATGAGGTGTTCCAGCTGTTACAGGAAACAGAAAATCAAACTAAGGGGGGCAATCCAAAGAAGAGGCAGGCAAAACACCTCGTCAACTTGTCGACAATATGCTATGAG GCTCGAAAGCATTTAGAAAAGACTCCTTGCAAGAGTCAG AGTCCAGAGATAATTGAAGACTTTTTGAAAGCCATGGAGCCATTTAAATTAACAAA AGCTGAGAAGCTTCAGCTGTTGAACTTGAGGCCAACTACACCGGTGGAAATCCAGCTG ATTATCGAAGACAGCGAAGAGCGTCTGAAGACTGATCAAGAAATTGAGGAACTTTTGAATGTAATTGCAACAAAGCTTCCTGACATTCATGAAGAAACAATGAACAGTAAacatgatgatgaagatgaaatgtcatcataa